A single genomic interval of Fundulus heteroclitus isolate FHET01 unplaced genomic scaffold, MU-UCD_Fhet_4.1 scaffold_279, whole genome shotgun sequence harbors:
- the LOC118559345 gene encoding protocadherin beta-16-like — translation MARGISHHPGCTTWRHGFGHNLLRYFFLCHLVFFVTGHIRYSIPEEMRKGSLIGNVAQDLGLDLKRLRSGRARIVSAESVQYVELKADKGILAVKERIDREQLCGGTTPCSFSFEMILENPMELHQITVEITDINDHSPTFKRDSMHFEISESAATGARFSLISAEDLDVGVNGLKDYFLSDSDHFILKQHSHAEGKKYAEMVLEKPLDRETNPNLSLKLIAVDGGTPQRSGTVNINVVVLDVNDNAPVFNQSEYKVVVTEMSPKETYVTTVNASDADFGSNGVVSYHFSDLDSALSDLFMIEEKTGNIYVKGDIDYEKDKKYELRIDAKDQGGLTDSSKVIIDVGDVNDNAPVISVMSFTSPVSEDSPPGTTIGIINVKDLDSGDNGQVSCKIEGSAHFKIMSNLKNYYTLITDSVLDRESVAEYNITVVATDNGAPPLSAKRIFNLKVSDVNDNAPVFSERVYRGFITENNSPGVSVLALKTKDPDENQNARISYILEGKNIAGSSVSEFVSVNSESGVIQAVRSFDYEQIKELVFVVKAQDGGSPPLSSNVTVEILIQDQNDNPPQVLYPVQTGGSVVAEMVPRSADVGYLVTKVVAVDVDSGQNAWLSYKLQKATDRALFEVGSQNGEIRTIRQVTDKDAVKQRLTVIVEDNGQPSRSATVIVNVAVADSFPEVLSEFTDFPHDKEYNDNLTFYLVLALAVVSFLFITCLVVIISVKIYRWRQSRILYHSNLPVIPYYPPRYSDTLGTGTLPHVYNYEVCRTTDSRKSDNKFGGAGGQNVLIMDPSSTGTMQRIQSEKSILDEPDSPLEVRQN, via the coding sequence ATGGCTCGTGGAATATCACATCACCCTGGATGCACAACATGGCGCCATGGCTTCGGACATAATTTGCTGCGTTATTTTTTCCTTTGTCACCTCGTCTTTTTTGTTACGGGACATATCAGATATTCGATCCCAGAGGAGATGAGGAAAGGCTCCCTGATCGGTAATGTCGCACAGGACCTTGGCTTGGATCTGAAAAGGCTCCGTTCTGGGCGGGCCCGCATCGTGAGCGCTGAGAGCGTCCAGTACGTCGAGCTGAAGGCAGACAAAGGGATTTTAGCAGTGAAGGAGAGAATCGACCGGGAGCAGCTTTGCGGCGGCACAACGCCGTGCAGTTTCAGCTTTGAGATGATTCTAGAAAATCCTATGGAGCTGCATCAAATTACGGTCGAGATTACGGATATTAATGATCATTCGCCCACGTTCAAAAGAGATAGCATGCATTTTGAAATAAGCGAAAGTGCCGCTACCGGTGCTCGTTTCTCCTTGATAAGTGCGGAGGACCTAGATGTGGGTGTGAACGGACTGAAAGATTATTTCTTGAGCGATAGTGATCATTTTATCCTTAAACAACATTCGCATGCGGAAGGGAAGAAATACGCAGAGATGGTGCTTGAGAAGCCTTTAGACCGAGAAACAAACCCTAATCTGTCTTTGAAACTGATCGCTGTGGATGGAGGAACTCCTCAGAGATCTGGTACTGTAAATATTAATGTCGTTGTTCTTGATGTCAACGATAATGCACCTGTTTTCAATCAGTCTGAGTACAAAGTTGTTGTCACAGAAATGTCTCCTAAAGAAACTTATGTTACGACCGTTAATGCAAGTGATGCGGATTTTGGTTCAAACGGTGTTGTATCATATCATTTCTCAGACCTTGACAGTGCTCTAAGTGATTTGTTTATGATTGAAGAAAAGACAGGAAACATTTACGTGAAAGGTGATATTGATTATGAAAAGGATAAAAAGTACGAACTCAGAATTGATGCAAAGGATCAGGGAGGGTTGACAGATTCTAGCAAAGTGATAATTGATGTAGGAGATGTAAATGATAACGCTCCTGTCATAAGCGTGATGTCATTCACCAGTCCTGTGTCAGAGGACTCTCCTCCTGGAACAACTATTGGGATTATCAATGTAAAAGACCTGGATTCAGGTGATAACGGACAGGTGAGCTGTAAAATTGAAGGTAGTGCTCATTTTAAGATCATGTCCAATCTAAAAAATTATTATACTCTGATAACTGATTCTGTATTAGATCGTGAAAGTGTTGCAGAGTACAACATCACTGTTGTTGCTACAGACAACGGAGCACCTCCTCTCTCAGCTAAAAGAATCTTTAATTTGAAAGTGTCTGATGTGAATGACAATGCTCCAGTTTTTTCAGAGCGGGTTTACAGAGGATTTATTACAGAGAATAACTCCCCTGGTGTCTCTGTCCTTGCTCTGAAAACCAAAGATCCTGATGAGAACCAAAATGCTCGAATATCATATATTTTGGAGGGCAAAAATATCGCTGGCTCGTCAGTTTCTgaatttgtttctgttaattcaGAAAGTGGAGTCATTCAAGCAGTGCGATCATTTGATTATGAACAAATTAAAGAATTAGTTTTTGTTGTAAAAGCACAGGATGGAGGCTCTCCTCCACTCAGCAGCAACGTCACTGTGGAAATCCTGATCCAGGACCAGAATGACAACCCTCCTCAGGTTCTGTACCCGGTCCAGACTGGTGGCTCTGTGGTAGCTGAAATGGTGCCTCGTTCAGCAGATGTGGGCTACCTGGTGACTAAAGTGGTGGCTGTAGATGTGGACTCTGGACAGAACGCCTGGCTCTCCTATAAACTGCAGAAAGCCACAGACAGGGCGCTGTTTGAAGTGGGCTCACAGAATGGAGAAATAAGAACAATCCGTCAGGTGACTGATAAAGATGCTGTGAAACAGAGACTGACTGTGATAGTGGAGGACAACGGGCAGCCCTCTCGTTCAGCTACAGTCATTGTTAACGTGGCGGTGGCGGACAGCTTCCCTGAAGTGCTGTCCGAGTTCACTGACTTTCCTCACGATAAGGAGTACAATGACAACCTGACTTTTTACCTGGTCTTGGCTCTGGCTGTGGTCTCCTTCCTCTTCATCACGTGTTTAGTGGTTATTATATCAGTCAAGATCTACAGATGGAGACAGTCTCGCATCCTGTATCACTCCAACCTCCCTGTGATTCCATATTATCCTCCACGTTACTCAGACACTTTGGGAACAGGGACTCTGCCACACGTGTACAACTACGAGGTGTGCAGGACCACTGACTCCAGAAAGAGTGACAATAAGTTTGGAGGAGCTGGTGGTCAGAACGTGTTGATAATGGACCCCAGTTCTACAGGAACCATGCAGCGGATACAGAGTGAGAAGAGCATCCTGGATGAACCTGACTCTCCTCTAGAGGTGagacaaaattaa
- the LOC118559344 gene encoding protocadherin beta-16-like encodes MACEIGSQSGWIKWRFGFGQNLLRYFFLCHFVFFVTGHIRYSIPEEMRKGSPIGNVAQDLGLDLKRLRSGRARIVSAESVQYVELKADKGILAVKERIDREQLCGGTSPCSFSFEMILENPMEMHQITVEITDVNDHSPTFKRDSMHFEISESAANGARFPLATAEDLDVGVNGLKEYLLSENEHFAIKQHSNADGKKYAEMVLQKPLDRETNPNLSLKLIAVDGGTPQRSGTVNINVVVLDVNDNAPVFNQTFYKATVIENTLKNTYVTTVNASDADFGSNNIVTYYFSDLSSALGDLFKIDEKSGVILTAGPIDFEKDKKFELQIHAKDQGGLTDSCKVIIDVGDVNDNAPVISVMSFTSPVSEDSPPETTIAIFNVKDMDSGDNGQVSCKIEGTVPFKIKSNLKNYYTLITDSVLDRESVSEYNITVVATDNGAPPLSAKRIFNLKVSDVNDNAPVFSERVYRGFITENNSPGVSVIALKTKDPDENQNARISYILEGKSIAGSSVSEYVSVNAESGVIQAVRSFDYEQIKELVFIVKAQDGGSPPLSSNVTVKILIQDQNDNPPQVLYPVQTGGSVVAEMVPRSADVGYLVTKVVAVDVDSGQNAWLSYKLQKATDRALFEVGSQNGEIRTIRQVTDKDAVKQRLTVIVEDNGQPSRSATVIVNVAVADSFPEVLSEFTDFPHDKEYNNNLTFYLVLALAVVSFLFITCLVVIISVKIYRWRQSRILYHSNLPVIPYYPPRYSDTLGTGTLPHVYNYEVCRTTDSRKSDNKFGGAGGQNVLIMDPSSTGTMQRIQSEKSILDEPDSPLEVKKTKSKLVLHSFLYHLFYILSFL; translated from the coding sequence ATGGCTTGTGAAATAGGATCGCAGAGCGGATGGATAAAATGGCGCTTTGGCTTCGGACAGAATTTGCTGCGTTATTTTTTCCTTTGTCACTTCGTCTTTTTTGTTACGGGACATATCAGATATTCGATCCCAGAGGAGATGAGGAAAGGCTCCCCGATCGGTAATGTCGCACAGGACCTTGGCTTGGATCTGAAAAGGCTCCGTTCTGGGCGGGCCCGCATCGTGAGCGCTGAGAGCGTCCAGTACGTCGAGCTGAAGGCAGACAAAGGGATTTTAGCAGTGAAGGAGAGAATCGACCGGGAGCAGCTTTGCGGCGGCACATCGCCGTGCAGTTTCAGCTTTGAGATGATTCTAGAAAATCCTATGGAGATGCATCAAATTACGGTCGAGATTACAGATGTTAATGATCATTCGCCCACGTTTAAAAGGGATAGTATGCATTTTGAAATAAGCGAGAGTGCCGCAAATGGTGCTCGTTTCCCATTGGCGACTGCAGAGGACCTAGATGTGGGTGTGAACGGACTCAAAGAATATTTATTGAGTGAAAATGAACATTTTGCTATAAAGCAACATTCAAATGCAGACGGAAAGAAATATGCAGAGATGGTGCTACAGAAGCCTTTAGATAGAGAGACAAATCCAAATCTCTCTCTAAAACTGATCGCTGTGGATGGAGGAACTCCTCAGAGATCTGGTACTgtaaatattaatgttgttgttCTTGATGTGAACGATAACGCACCTGTATTTAATCAGACATTTTACAAAGCCACAGTGATAGAAAACACTCTTAAAAACACTTACGTTACCACAGTAAATGCCAGTGATGCAGATTTTGGATCAAACAATATTGTGACATATTATTTTTCAGATCTTAGTAGCGCTCTTGGAGATTTATTTAAGATTGATGAAAAAAGCGGTGTCATTTTAACTGCGGGGCCTATTGATTTTGAAAAAGATAAGAAGTTTGAGCTTCAGATCCATGCAAAGGATCAAGGAGGCTTGACAGATTCCTGCAAAGTAATAATTGATGTAGGAGATGTAAATGATAACGCTCCTGTCATAAGCGTGATGTCATTCACCAGTCCCGTGTCAGAGGACTCTCCTCCTGAAACAACTATTgccatttttaatgtaaaagaCATGGATTCAGGTGATAACGGACAAGTGAGCTGTAAAATAGAAGGAACTGTGCCTTTTAAGATCAAGTCCAACCTAAAAAATTATTATACTCTGATAACTGATTCTGTATTAGATCGGGAAAGCGTTTCAGAGTATAACATTACTGTTGTTGCTACAGACAACGGAGCACCTCCTCTCTCAGCTAAAAGAATCTTTAATTTGAAAGTGTCTGATGTGAATGACAATGCTCCAGTCTTTTCAGAACGTGTTTACAGAGGATTTATTACAGAGAATAACTCCCCTGGCGTCTCTGTCATTGCTCTGAAAACCAAAGATCCTGATGAGAACCAAAACGCTCGAATATCATATATCTTGGAGGGCAAAAGTATCGCTGGCTCATCAGTTTCTGAATATGTTTCTGTAAATGCAGAAAGTGGAGTCATACAGGCAGTGCGCTCATTTGATTATGAACAAATTAAAGAATTGGTTTTCATTGTAAAAGCGCAGGATGGAGGCTCTCCTCCACTCAGCAGCAACGTGACTGTGAAAATCCTGATCCAGGACCAGAACGATAACCCTCCTCAGGTTCTGTACCCAGTCCAGACTGGTGGCTCTGTGGTAGCTGAAATGGTGCCTCGTTCAGCAGATGTGGGCTACCTGGTGACTAAAGTGGTGGCTGTAGATGTGGACTCTGGACAGAACGCCTGGCTCTCCTATAAACTGCAGAAAGCCACAGACAGGGCGCTGTTTGAAGTGGGATCACAGAATGGAGAAATAAGAACAATCCGTCAGGTGACTGATAAAGATGCTGTGAAACAGAGACTGACTGTGATAGTGGAGGACAACGGGCAGCCCTCTCGTTCAGCTACAGTCATTGTTAACGTGGCGGTGGCGGACAGCTTCCCTGAAGTGCTGTCCGAGTTCACTGACTTTCCTCACGATAAGGAGTACAATAACAACCTGACTTTTTACTTGGTCTTGGCTCTGGCTGTGGTCTCCTTCCTCTTCATCACGTGTTTAGTGGTTATTATATCAGTCAAGATCTACAGATGGAGACAGTCTCGCATCCTGTATCACTCCAACCTCCCTGTGATTCCATATTATCCTCCACGTTACTCAGACACTTTGGGAACAGGGACTCTGCCACACGTGTACAACTACGAGGTTTGCAGGACCACTGACTCCAGAAAGAGTGACAATAAGTTTGGAGGAGCTGGTGGTCAGAACGTGTTGATAATGGACCCCAGTTCTACAGGAACCATGCAGCGGATACAGAGTGAGAAGAGCATCCTGGATGAACCTGACTCCCCtttagaggtaaaaaaaactaaatctaaatTGGTATTACATTCTTTTCTCTATCATTTGttctacattttgtcatttttatag
- the LOC118559352 gene encoding protocadherin beta-16-like, with the protein MACGIGPQSGRVKWRFGFTQNLLRYFLLCHLVFFVTGHIRYSIPEEMRKGSLIGNVAQDLGLDLKRLRSGRARIVSAESVQYVELKADKGILTVKERIDREQLCGGTTPCSFSFEMILENPMELHQITVEITDINDHSPTFETEKNNFDISESATAGARFSLTSAEDPDVGVNGLREYFLSENDNFILKQHSNAEGKKYAEMVLEKPLDRETKPNLFLKLIAVDGGTPQRSGTVNINVVVLDVNDNAPVFNQTVYKASVSENAPKNTYVTTVNASDADFGSNSIVTFHFSDGNSALNSLFRMDQISGMIYINGEIDYEKDKKFELRINAKDQGGLTDSSKVVIEVIDLNDNPPVISVMSFTDAVSEDSPPGTTVGIINVKDLDSADNGQVSCKIEGTVPFKIKSNLKNYYNLITDSVLDRESVSEYNITVVATDAGIPPLSAKSTFNLKLSDVNDNAPTFSQNVYSAFIKENNSPGLSVLTLIAKDPDANQNARVSYILEDINVGGSPISEYVSINAASGVIQAVRSFDYEQIKELLFVVKTQDGGSPPLSSNVTVKILIQDQNDNPPQVLYPVQTGGSVVAEMVPRSADVGYLVTKVVAVDVDSGQNAWLSYKLQKATDRALFEVGSQNGEIRTIRQVTDKDAVKQRLTVIVEDNGQPSRSATVIVNVAVADSFPEVLSEFTDFPHDKEYNDNLTFYLVLALAVVSFLFITCLVVIISVKIYRWRQSRILYHSNLPVIPYYPPRYSDTLGTGTLPHVYNYEVCRTTDSRKSDNKFGGAGGQNVLIMDPSSTGTMQLIQSEKNILDEPDSPLEVSSCDYYQRAFLYCIDESILHVYMSNIDMAFAVFSTTVGTAPVLSDFF; encoded by the coding sequence ATGGCTTGTGGAATAGGACCGCAGAGCGGAAGGGTAAAATGGCGCTTTGGCTTCACACAGAATTTGCTGCGTTATTTTCTCCTTTGTCACCTCGTCTTTTTTGTTACGGGACATATCAGATATTCGATCCCAGAGGAGATGAGAAAAGGCTCCCTGATCGGTAATGTCGCACAGGACCTTGGCTTGGATCTGAAAAGGCTCCGTTCTGGGCGGGCCCGCATCGTGAGCGCTGAGAGCGTCCAGTACGTCGAGCTGAAGGCAGACAAAGGGATTTTAACAGTGAAGGAGAGAATCGACCGAGAGCAGCTTTGCGGTGGCACAACGCCGTGCAGTTTCAGCTTTGAGATGATTCTAGAAAATCCTATGGAGCTGCATCAAATTACGGTTGAGATTACAGATATTAATGATCATTCGCCCAcgtttgaaacagaaaaaaacaattttgacATCAGCGAATCGGCTACGGCTGGAGCTCGTTTTTCACTGACtagtgcagaagaccccgatgtGGGTGTGAACGGTTTGAGGGAATATTTCTTAAGTGAAAATGATAATTTCATTCTTAAGCAACATTCAAATGCAGAAGGAAAGAAATATGCAGAGATGGTGCTTGAGAAGCCTTTAGACCGAGAAACAAAGCCTAATCTGTTTTTGAAACTAATCGCTGTGGACGGAGGAACTCCTCAGAGATCTGGTACTgtaaatattaatgttgttgttCTTGATGTTAACGATAATGCACCTGTTTTCAATCAAACAGTATATAAGGCGTCTGTTTCCGAAAATGCTCCCAAAAACACGTATGTTACCACTGTTAATGCCAGTGATGCAGATTTCGGGTCAAATAGTATTGTTACATTTCATTTTTCAGATGGCAATAGTGCTCTAAATAGTTTATTTAGGATGGATCAAATTTCTGGAATGATCTATATAAACGGTGAAATTGATTATGAAAAGGACAAAAAGTTTGAACTCAGAATTAATGCAAAAGATCAAGGTGGGTTGACAGATTCAAGTAAAGTGGTGATTGAAGTAATAGATTTAAATGATAACCCGCCTGTAATAAGCGTAATGTCATTCACTGATGCTGTGTCAGAGGACTCTCCCCCGGGGACAACTGTTGGTATTATTAACGTGAAAGACCTGGATTCGGCTGATAATGGACAGGTGAGCTGCAAAATTGAAGGAACTGTGCCTTTTAAGATCAAGTCCAATCTAAAAAATTACTATAATCTGATAACTGATTCTGTATTAGATCGTGAAAGCGTTTCAGAGTATAACATTACTGTTGTTGCTACAGATGCTGGAATACCTCCTCTCTCAGCTAAAAGTACTTTTAACCTAAAATTGTCTGATGTGAATGACAACGCTCCAACTTTTTCGCAGAATGTTTACAGCGCCTTTATAAAAGAGAATAACTCTCCAGGTTTGTCTGTTCTCACACTAATAGCCAAAGATCCTGATGCAAACCAAAATGCTCGCGTATCATATATTTTAGAGGACATAAATGTTGGTGGATCTCCAATATCTGAATATGTTTCTATAAATGCAGCAAGTGGAGTCATACAGGCAGTGCGCTCATTTGATTACGAACAAATTAAAGAATTACTTTTCGTTGTCAAAACACAGGATGGAGGCTCTCCTCCACTCAGCAGCAACGTGACTGTGAAAATCCTGATCCAGGACCAGAACGATAACCCTCCTCAGGTTCTGTACCCGGTCCAGACTGGTGGCTCTGTGGTAGCTGAAATGGTGCCTCGTTCAGCAGATGTGGGCTACCTGGTGACTAAAGTGGTGGCTGTAGATGTGGACTCTGGACAGAACGCCTGGCTCTCCTATAAACTGCAGAAAGCCACAGACAGGGCGCTGTTTGAAGTGGGCTCACAGAATGGAGAAATAAGAACAATCCGTCAGGTGACTGATAAAGATGCTGTGAAACAGAGACTGACTGTGATAGTGGAGGACAACGGGCAGCCCTCTCGTTCAGCTACAGTCATTGTTAACGTGGCGGTGGCAGACAGCTTCCCTGAAGTGCTGTCCGAGTTCACTGACTTTCCTCACGATAAGGAGTACAATGACAACCTGACTTTTTACCTGGTCTTGGCTCTGGCTGTGGTCTCCTTCCTCTTCATCACGTGTTTAGTGGTTATTATATCAGTCAAGATCTACAGATGGAGACAGTCTCGCATCCTGTATCACTCCAACCTCCCTGTGATTCCATATTATCCTCCACGTTACTCAGACACTTTGGGAACAGGGACTCTGCCGCACGTGTACAACTACGAGGTGTGCAGGACCACTGACTCCAGAAAGAGTGACAATAAGTTTGGAGGAGCTGGTGGTCAGAACGTGTTGATAATGGACCCCAGTTCCACAGGAACCATGCAGCTGATACAGAGCGAGAAGAACATCCTGGATGAACCTGACTCTCCTCTAGAGGTGAGCAGCTGTGATTACTATCAAAGAGCATTTCTTTATTGTATTGATGAATCAATTTTGCATGTATATATGAGCAATATTGATATggcttttgctgttttcagCACTACAGTAGGGACAGCTCCTGTCCTTAGTGATTTCTTCtga
- the LOC110369110 gene encoding protocadherin beta-16: MLSLWMRAAVGRQQALVVILCLLKMGSVAAQARYSIPEEQSEGSFVGNIARDLGLDLQRLLSGNARIITKDSKQYVDLNRDKGILVIKERIDREELCGKTTPCSFSFEVILENPIQLYRVTVEVIDVNDNSPSFQKDEINLKIVESVAPGTRFSLVSAEDPDVGINDIQKYLLKPLDHFKLEVQNQPDGGTFIEIVLQNTLDREKEETHTLVLIASDGGEPRRSGTVRIHINVLDANDNAPVCSQSVYKAEVRENSPEGTVVTTVGADDLDKGLYGEVTFSIPHVGKEAKQLFDVNIKTGEIKVAGKVDFEKSKTYQLNVQASDHGGYSDTCKVIIQVIDENDNAPTIQLMSFSNLISEDSPPGTTIAVVNVDDEDSERNGLVRCSINSDVPFKIESSLTGYYTIVTENILDRETFPEYNITITVSDQGSPPLSNSKNINVKISDVNDNPPQFGRSEYTVSIPENNSPGFSVFAVSATDADWGQNARLSYFLEDKQINGVAIMSLLSVNSDSGVIHALKSLDYEQIKWFDFNITARDAGSPPLSSVATVKIIVQDQNDNPPQVLYPVQTGGSLVAEMVPRSADVGYLVTKVVAVDVDSGQNAWLSYKLQKATDRALFEVGSQNGEIRTIRQVTDKDAVKQRLTVIVEDNGQPSRSATVIVNVAVADSFPEVLSEFTDFPHDKEYNDNLTFYLVLALAVVSFLFITCLVVIISVKIYRWRQSRILYHSNLPVIPYYPPRYSDTLGTGTLPHVYNYEVCRTTDSRKSDNKFGGAGGQNVLIMDPSSTGTMQRIQSEKSILDEPDSPLEVS; encoded by the coding sequence ATGCTTTCTTTGTGGATGCGCGCTGCCGTGGGCCGCCAGCAAGCGCTGGTTGTCATTCTTTGTCTTTTAAAGATGGGCTCGGTAGCGGCCCAGGCTCGGTATTCCATACCGGAGGAACAATCAGAGGGGTCTTTTGTCGGAAACATTGCGAGGGATTTAGGGTTGGATTTGCAGAGGCTTTTGTCAGGCAATGCTCGTATTATCACAAAAGATAGCAAGCAGTATGTGGATTTAAACCGAGACAAAGGCATCCTTGTTATTAAAGAGCGAATCGACCGAGAAGAACTGTGCGGAAAGACGACGCCCTGTAGCTTCAGCTTCGAGGTAATTTTAGAAAATCCCATTCAGCTTTACCGGGTTACAGTGGAGGTGATAGATGTTAATGATAACAGCCCATCCTTTCAGAAAGATGAAATAAACCTAAAAATTGTTGAAAGTGTTGCACCCGGGACTCGTTTCTCTCTAGTGAGCGCAGAGGACCCTGATGTGGGAATAAATGACATTCAGAAATACCTTTTGAAACCTTTAGATCATTTTAAATTGGAAGTTCAAAACCAGCCAGATGGAGGCACGTTCATTGAAATAGTTTTACAAAACACGCTGGATCGAGAGAAGGAAGAGACGCACACCCTTGTGCTTATTGCCTCTGACGGTGGCGAGCCACGCAGATCAGGCACAGTGCGCATCCACATTAATGTGCTGGACGCTAATGACAATGCGCCGGTGTGCAGTCAGTCGGTGTATAAAGCTGAGGTGAGGGAGAACTCTCCTGAAGGAACAGTGGTCACAACAGTCGGCGCAGACGACCTAGACAAAGGACTTTATGGCGAGGTGACGTTCTCCATCCCTCATGTAGGAAAGGAGGCGAAGCAGCTCTTTGatgtaaatattaaaacaggTGAAATTAAGGTTGCAGGAAAGGTGGACTTTGAAAAGTCTAAAACATATCAGCTAAACGTCCAGGCAAGTGACCACGGTGGATATTCAGATACGTGCAAAGTTATTATTCAAGTAATTGATGAAAATGACAATGCACCTACAATACAGCTCATGTCATTTTCAAATTTGATTTCGGAGGACTCCCCCCCAGGCACGACCATAGCAGTTGTTAACGTGGATGATGAAGACTCTGAAAGAAACGGTCTTGTCAGGTGCTCCATCAACTCTGATGTACCTTTTAAAATCGAGTCCTCTTTAACTGGATATTACACTATAGTGACCGAAAACATCTTAGACAGAGAGACTTTCCCTGAGTATAATATCACTATAACCGTGTCTGACCAAGGTTCCCCGCCTCTTTCAAAtagcaaaaatataaatgtaaaaatttctGACGTGAATGATAACCCACCTCAATTTGGTCGATCAGAATACACAGTGAGCATACCAGAAAACAATTCCCCTGGATTTTCTGTGTTTGCAGTCAGTGCCACTGATGCAGATTGGGGTCAAAATGCCCGGCTGTCTTATTTTTTAGAGGACAAACAGATCAATGGGGTAGCTATTATGTCGTTACTATCGGTGAATTCAGATAGTGGTGTCATACATGCTCTGAAATCTTTGGATTATGAGCAGATCAAGTGGTTTGACTTTAACATAACTGCTCGCGATGCTGGATCACCTCCTCTGAGTTCAGTTGCTACAGTAAAAATTATAGTTCAGGACCAGAACGATAACCCTCCTCAGGTTCTGTACCCGGTCCAGACTGGTGGCTCTTTGGTAGCTGAAATGGTGCCTCGTTCAGCAGATGTGGGCTACCTGGTGACTAAAGTGGTGGCTGTAGATGTGGACTCTGGACAGAACGCCTGGCTCTCCTATAAACTGCAGAAAGCCACAGACAGGGCGCTGTTTGAAGTGGGCTCACAGAATGGAGAAATAAGAACAATCCGTCAGGTGACTGATAAAGATGCTGTGAAACAGAGACTGACTGTGATAGTGGAGGACAACGGGCAGCCCTCTCGTTCAGCTACAGTCATTGTTAACGTGGCGGTGGCGGACAGCTTCCCTGAAGTGCTCTCCGAGTTCACTGACTTTCCTCACGATAAGGAGTACAATGACAACCTGACTTTTTACTTGGTCTTGGCTCTGGCTGTGGTCTCCTTCCTCTTCATCACGTGTTTAGTGGTTATTATATCAGTCAAGATCTACAGATGGAGACAGTCTCGCATCCTGTATCACTCCAACCTCCCTGTGATTCCATATTATCCTCCACGTTACTCAGACACTTTGGGAACAGGGACTCTGCCACACGTGTACAACTACGAGGTGTGCAGGACCACTGACTCCAGAAAGAGTGACAATAAGTTTGGAGGAGCTGGTGGTCAGAACGTGTTGATAATGGACCCCAGTTCTACAGGAACCATGCAGCGGATACAGAGTGAGAAGAGCATCCTGGATGAACCTGACTCTCCTCTAGAGGTTAGTTAA